In a single window of the Scyliorhinus canicula chromosome 1, sScyCan1.1, whole genome shotgun sequence genome:
- the LOC119978165 gene encoding endonuclease domain-containing 1 protein-like, which produces MGAPSLVLFLLFPVLDPGIVQGKVIQDLSECDWFFQGKVPPQGFDTQNRVKICQRYKNHYHFVTLYRTDLRIPVYSAYRYPCTLGVAKRLRPRKWFYEPQIDDRHASAEMRSSNGTASEHQAVDADYLHSGYDRGHLYPYSFNRKESATATCTLTNAVPQKHKANVNWAEEAESIVLNLAKICHNSSRSMYVVTGSANSTNIKLKNKVMVPEVAWTALCCTSPPRRNNDPCLNKKVDPGGQNVLTYDKDFSAAFRKRMQPEEPGVRLTVRELQEQLGVGKMFESCRGTSEDDEAETFKEVTLLIQGEVPAVNRGDSLRRWSWVFTVTCCLLLEMGLNWF; this is translated from the exons atGGGAGCACCGAGTCTGGTCTTATTCCTGCTCTTTCCAGTCCTCGATCCCGGGATAGTGCAGGGGAAAGTGATCCAGGATTTGAGCGAATGCGACTGGTTCTTCCAGGGCAAGGTGCCACCGCAGGGATTCGACACCCAAAACCGGGTCAAAATCTGCCAGAGGTACAAGAACCACTATCACTTTGTGACCCTGTACCGGACGGACCTGCGGATCCCGGTCTACTCCGCTTACAGGTACCCCTGCACTTTGGGTGTTGCTAAGAGGCTGAGACCCAGAAAGTGGTTTTATGAGCCACAG ATTGATGATCGCCACGCCTCGGCTGAAATGAGAAGCAGCAACGGGACTGCCAGTGAACATCAGGCGGTGGATGCCGATTACCTGCATTCAGGGTATGATCGAGGTCACCTCTATCCCTATTCCTTTAATCGGAAAGAGAGTGCCACAGCCACCTGCACCCTCACTAATGCAGTCCCGCAGAAGCACAAAGCCAACGTGAACTGGGCGGAAGAGGCAGAATCTATCGTTCTCAACTTGGCAAAGATATGCCACAATTCCAGCCGCTCCATGTACGTAGTGACGGGTTCGGCCAATTCCACCAACATCAAGCTGAAGAACAAGGTCATGGTGCCCGAGGTAGCCTGGACCGCCCTTTGCTGcacctccccgccccgccggaatAATGACCCCTGTCTCAATAAGAAAGTGGACCCAGGCGGGCAGAATGTGCTGACGTACGACAAAGACTTTTCTGCCGCCTTCAGGAAACGGATGCAGCCAGAAGAGCCCGGGGTCCGACTGACCGTGAGAGAGCTGCAGGAGCAACTGGGAGTGGGCAAGATGTTCGAGAGTTGCAGAGGAACGAGTGAAGATGATGAAGCAGAGACCTTCAAAGAGGTCACTCTGCTGATCCAGGGAGAGGTGCCCGCAGTTAACAGAGGGGATTCGCTCAGGAGATGGTCATGGGTATTTACAGTCACCTGCTGTCTCCTTTTGGAGATGGGGCTGAATTGGTTTTAG